The DNA segment GTTACGGCTCTTGTCGTAGTTGAGACTTATGCTTCTCTTGAACTGCAAGAACAGTCCCTTTGGCGCCTTGTCTTCAAAATCAGATTCAGGATTCAACAGAAGGTCTTTGAGTTTCATGATCTTCTTTTCTGGTGCTGGTCTCTGGTTGCAGAacgatgatgaagaagaggaagaggaataagatgatgatgatgagagagAAGCTGATCTTTGAACCCGAAAGGTTACCTTCTTGATCTGGACGGGAAGAATCTTGCCATCGGAGAAGAGTTCATCAGCGGGAGAAACTTCTTGAACAGAACAACTCGAGCCAAAGCAGAAATCTAAATCCGAACCTGAGTCAAGAAGCGTCGAGTCTAATCTGACTTCACCGTCCGTTGAGTCGAGATCATAGGAGAAAGAGTTTCTTGGGCTGATTCTAGAATCAGGAGCCTCTGAACAGCAAACTTCAATAGCCATatagcctctctctctctctctctctccctctgatGATCTGAAAAGAGCGTTAAAGAATGCAGAACGAAGAAGATTTCAAGTCAAGGTGtagagaaaaataaatga comes from the Brassica napus cultivar Da-Ae chromosome A7, Da-Ae, whole genome shotgun sequence genome and includes:
- the LOC106357105 gene encoding uncharacterized protein LOC106357105 isoform X2, whose amino-acid sequence is MAIEVCCSEAPDSRISPRNSFSYDLDSTDGEVRLDSTLLDSGSDLDFCFGSSCSVQEVSPADELFSDGKILPVQIKKRPAPEKKIMKLKDLLLNPESDFEDKAPKGLFLQFKRSISLNYDKSRNSKGLIRSLQFLSRSNSTGSALNPKPNLLPKENHHPHKTDILPKQTSLRRSSSLSASVPYRKPLARNSFGNGNGGVRVSPVLNFPPPAFISNVADGLFSIGSLCNGRTNRKTRL
- the LOC106357105 gene encoding uncharacterized protein LOC106357105 isoform X1 codes for the protein MAIEVCCSEAPDSRISPRNSFSYDLDSTDGEVRLDSTLLDSGSDLDFCFGSSCSVQEVSPADELFSDGKILPVQIKKVTFRVQRSASLSSSSSYSSSSSSSSFCNQRPAPEKKIMKLKDLLLNPESDFEDKAPKGLFLQFKRSISLNYDKSRNSKGLIRSLQFLSRSNSTGSALNPKPNLLPKENHHPHKTDILPKQTSLRRSSSLSASVPYRKPLARNSFGNGNGGVRVSPVLNFPPPAFISNVADGLFSIGSLCNGRTNRKTRL